A single genomic interval of Bacteroidota bacterium harbors:
- a CDS encoding DUF4878 domain-containing protein, which yields MKKITLPVLIIGTILMFTSCTKSNSPEKTVTSFIEAINQRNWDAAKANSTKESESMLDMVKGFADMVPDSAYTPLKFEIIKEKTVVDGEKATVYSKDENGNEMAYQVLQVDGKWKVNFTMEAIMGDMKTEDILDEAMDSMSETMESTEVETDTMK from the coding sequence ATGAAAAAAATAACCCTGCCAGTTTTAATTATCGGAACAATTTTAATGTTCACATCTTGTACTAAATCAAACAGCCCGGAAAAAACAGTAACCAGTTTTATCGAAGCAATAAATCAAAGAAATTGGGATGCTGCTAAAGCCAATTCCACAAAGGAAAGTGAAAGTATGTTAGATATGGTGAAAGGCTTTGCCGACATGGTTCCGGATTCAGCTTATACTCCATTAAAATTTGAGATTATAAAAGAAAAGACCGTGGTTGATGGAGAGAAAGCTACTGTATATTCTAAAGATGAAAATGGAAATGAAATGGCTTATCAGGTATTGCAAGTTGACGGAAAATGGAAAGTAAATTTTACCATGGAAGCAATTATGGGAGATATGAAAACTGAAGATATTCTGGACGAAGCGATGGATTCCATGTCGGAAACAATGGAGTCAACAGAAGTAGAGACAGATACAATGAAATAA
- a CDS encoding DUF4175 domain-containing protein, with product MSENNYTLLLSKLDEFIRKYYINKLLRGSLYLIAVGLSVYLILSYTEYNLYLSTLIRKIVFYGFIISFAYLLYIWIIDPLRKYYRLGKTINYKTASQIIGQHFGEVEDRLMNILELHDQQNESTSKVLIEASINQKIEKIKPVPFAKAIDLKKNKKYLRYALPPFAIFIFLLFAAPNILRDSNYRFLNNNVAFEKQAPFQFNITNEKLEVVQYDDYTVEVKITGSALPASVNLITDNGSYTMIKNASNTFTYTFNKVPKDIQFRFAATGFESKPYLLTTIPKPLLVNFDVTLTYPAYTRKKSEVIKNTGDLVIPEGTQLQWTFNTDNTQRVEMLFPNLKTDANLKDKNTFSYTYTANENVFYKIGMANEKLYNTDTLQYQLTVIPDAYPQITVQQFKDSLDDKYFYFLGEISDDYGFSKLNFYYKVETQDKNNELITRDEKSEKINYTNVGLRNPFTYAYDLRQNNLQPGDRITYYFEIWDNDGLHGAKSTRSLPMQFIVPTIEELQEIKDEQNADLKNAMQSTLSEMENIRNQTNELQDKFLEKKELNWEDRKQVEDLLKRQQNLQEQVKEMQSGYKENISKQKEYLQPDEKILEKQQQLDELFQSVLTEEMQKLMEEIQKLLEQMNKEQSLEELKKMDMSNQQLEQELDRMLELFKQMEMDQKLQETIDKLDQLSKEQEQLSEETLDKNSDQKQSIDNQEDINKKFEDIQKDLDKLNEMNQELEKPKNMEDSQNSEEQIQKDLQNSSEQLDQKKNKQASQSQKSAASGMQEMAKKMQSQMNQGAMEQKQEDMNALMRLLDNLIKLSIDQEDLIYESAEVRVNNPRYIELMAEQQKIKEDTKIVEDSLIALSKRVYEISSFVTREIGEVNSNLDKTINAMSERQTPQAAMYQQYTMTGYNNLALMLDEVMQQMQEQMAQSMPGSQMCQKPGGDSQLPTMGEMQKQLNEQLKKLKGQNDKGQLPDKQGMSQQLAEMAAQQAAIREALQKMAQELGGGNTEDGKLAKQLQDLANKMDQTEEDIVNKQITEQTLKRQEDILTRLLEASDAERERKTDNERQSNTAAEISRQTPLEIEDYLKKRKAEIDLYKTISPELKPFYKNLVEVYFSKISFE from the coding sequence ATGTCGGAAAATAATTATACCCTGCTATTATCGAAACTCGATGAGTTTATTAGAAAGTATTATATCAATAAGCTGCTGCGTGGCAGTTTATATTTAATAGCAGTTGGATTAAGCGTATATCTTATTTTAAGTTATACAGAATACAATCTTTATCTGTCCACCCTTATTCGAAAAATTGTTTTTTATGGATTTATAATTTCATTTGCTTATTTGCTGTATATATGGATTATTGATCCTTTGCGAAAATATTATCGCTTAGGAAAAACAATTAATTATAAAACAGCATCGCAAATTATTGGTCAGCACTTTGGCGAAGTAGAAGATAGGTTAATGAATATATTAGAACTTCATGATCAGCAAAATGAATCTACAAGCAAGGTATTAATTGAAGCGAGTATTAATCAAAAGATAGAAAAAATAAAACCTGTTCCATTTGCAAAAGCAATTGATTTAAAAAAGAATAAAAAGTATTTGCGATATGCATTACCGCCTTTTGCAATTTTTATATTTTTATTATTTGCTGCACCTAATATTCTCAGAGATAGTAACTATCGTTTTCTAAATAACAATGTTGCATTTGAAAAACAAGCCCCTTTTCAATTTAATATTACGAATGAAAAACTTGAAGTAGTACAGTATGATGATTACACTGTAGAAGTAAAAATTACAGGCTCTGCGTTACCGGCTTCTGTAAACCTAATTACAGATAATGGCAGTTATACAATGATTAAAAATGCATCCAATACTTTTACCTATACATTCAATAAAGTACCAAAAGATATTCAATTCAGATTTGCTGCTACCGGATTTGAAAGTAAGCCCTATTTACTTACAACAATTCCCAAACCTCTTCTCGTAAATTTTGATGTAACCCTTACGTATCCTGCATATACCCGGAAAAAATCTGAAGTAATTAAAAATACAGGCGACCTTGTTATTCCAGAAGGTACACAACTTCAATGGACATTTAATACAGATAATACTCAGCGGGTTGAAATGCTGTTTCCCAATCTTAAAACTGATGCAAACCTAAAAGATAAAAACACTTTCAGCTATACTTATACTGCAAATGAAAATGTATTTTATAAGATAGGAATGGCAAATGAAAAATTATATAACACCGATACATTACAATATCAATTAACAGTAATCCCTGATGCATATCCACAAATCACTGTGCAGCAATTTAAAGATTCTCTGGATGATAAATACTTTTATTTTTTGGGTGAAATAAGTGATGATTATGGATTTTCTAAATTAAATTTTTATTACAAAGTAGAAACACAGGATAAGAACAATGAATTAATAACCCGTGATGAAAAATCTGAAAAAATAAATTACACCAATGTAGGTCTTCGCAATCCTTTCACCTATGCGTATGATCTTCGTCAAAACAATTTGCAACCTGGTGATAGAATTACATATTATTTTGAAATATGGGATAATGATGGTTTACATGGAGCAAAATCAACACGATCTCTGCCAATGCAATTTATTGTTCCAACAATAGAAGAATTGCAAGAAATAAAAGATGAGCAAAATGCAGATTTAAAAAATGCAATGCAGAGTACATTGAGCGAAATGGAAAATATTCGTAATCAAACTAACGAGCTTCAAGATAAATTTTTGGAGAAAAAAGAATTGAATTGGGAAGATAGAAAACAAGTTGAAGATTTGCTAAAGCGCCAACAAAATTTGCAAGAACAGGTAAAAGAAATGCAAAGCGGCTATAAGGAAAATATTTCCAAACAAAAAGAATATCTGCAACCGGATGAAAAAATATTAGAGAAGCAACAACAATTAGATGAATTATTTCAAAGTGTGCTTACTGAGGAAATGCAGAAGCTGATGGAAGAAATTCAAAAGTTATTGGAACAAATGAATAAAGAACAATCTCTTGAAGAATTAAAAAAGATGGATATGTCTAACCAACAATTGGAGCAGGAGTTGGATAGAATGTTAGAATTATTTAAGCAGATGGAAATGGACCAAAAGCTTCAGGAAACTATTGACAAACTAGATCAGCTTAGTAAAGAGCAGGAACAATTGAGTGAAGAAACACTGGATAAAAATTCAGATCAGAAACAAAGCATTGATAATCAGGAAGATATAAATAAAAAATTTGAAGATATCCAAAAAGATTTAGATAAATTAAATGAGATGAATCAAGAGCTTGAAAAGCCAAAGAATATGGAAGATTCTCAAAACTCTGAAGAACAAATTCAAAAAGATTTACAAAATAGTAGTGAGCAATTAGATCAAAAGAAAAACAAGCAAGCAAGTCAAAGTCAAAAAAGTGCCGCAAGTGGAATGCAAGAGATGGCAAAAAAAATGCAGTCGCAAATGAATCAAGGAGCAATGGAACAAAAGCAGGAAGACATGAATGCCTTGATGAGATTATTAGATAACTTAATAAAGTTATCAATTGACCAGGAAGATTTGATTTATGAATCTGCAGAAGTGAGGGTGAATAATCCCCGTTATATTGAGTTGATGGCTGAACAGCAAAAGATAAAAGAAGATACCAAAATAGTAGAAGATAGCCTTATAGCATTAAGCAAAAGAGTATATGAAATCAGCAGTTTTGTTACCCGTGAAATTGGTGAGGTGAATTCAAACCTTGATAAAACTATAAATGCCATGAGCGAGCGGCAAACACCTCAAGCTGCAATGTATCAGCAATATACAATGACTGGTTATAATAATCTGGCTTTGATGTTGGACGAAGTAATGCAACAAATGCAAGAGCAAATGGCACAATCAATGCCCGGCTCACAAATGTGTCAAAAGCCTGGTGGTGATTCCCAACTCCCAACTATGGGTGAAATGCAAAAACAACTAAATGAGCAGTTAAAGAAATTAAAAGGGCAAAATGATAAAGGCCAGCTTCCTGATAAACAAGGAATGAGTCAGCAATTAGCTGAAATGGCAGCACAACAAGCTGCAATTCGAGAGGCATTGCAAAAAATGGCTCAGGAGCTAGGCGGTGGAAATACCGAAGATGGAAAACTAGCCAAGCAACTTCAGGATTTAGCAAATAAAATGGATCAGACGGAAGAAGATATAGTAAATAAACAAATTACAGAGCAAACACTTAAGCGACAAGAAGATATCTTGACAAGACTATTAGAAGCTTCCGATGCAGAGAGGGAAAGAAAAACAGATAATGAACGACAAAGTAATACAGCTGCAGAAATTAGTCGACAAACGCCCCTTGAAATTGAAGACTATTTAAAGAAAAGAAAAGCAGAAATAGATTTATACAAA